In one window of Pedosphaera parvula Ellin514 DNA:
- a CDS encoding histone deacetylase family protein: MKIITDERCTSYSRPGHPERPSRISGTLARLRSQSEMALSWAEPTEAKDAPILRAHSPELLASLDKPYDFDADTPYYLEIAAHARRSVGGALEALKSARAGEPAFSLMRPPGHHATRNQAMGFCYLNSIAIATLEAHATGAKRVAVYDFDVHHGNGTEAILKDTPGAAFFSIHQFPCYPGTGSKNVGNNCFNFPVAPGTPRMEYRRILTEALEGLKRFEPDIIAVSAGFDAYARDPLANGTLEAEDYFWLGESFRKLGIPFFSILEGGYSDDLPELIFAYLKGIDGK; encoded by the coding sequence CCGGTCATCCGGAACGCCCCAGCCGCATAAGTGGCACACTGGCCAGGCTTCGCTCACAATCCGAAATGGCCCTGTCCTGGGCTGAACCAACAGAAGCAAAAGATGCTCCCATTCTTCGTGCGCACTCACCTGAATTACTTGCTTCTTTGGATAAGCCTTATGACTTTGATGCCGATACGCCTTATTATCTGGAGATTGCCGCACATGCCCGGCGTTCGGTCGGTGGTGCTTTGGAGGCGCTGAAATCGGCGCGTGCCGGTGAACCAGCTTTTAGTCTTATGCGCCCTCCTGGTCATCATGCCACCCGCAATCAGGCGATGGGGTTCTGCTATTTGAATTCCATCGCCATTGCCACGCTGGAAGCGCATGCCACCGGCGCGAAACGAGTGGCGGTTTACGACTTTGACGTTCACCATGGAAATGGAACGGAAGCCATTCTGAAGGATACACCTGGCGCTGCATTCTTTTCGATTCATCAGTTCCCCTGTTATCCGGGAACTGGCAGCAAGAACGTTGGCAACAATTGCTTCAACTTCCCCGTGGCTCCTGGCACTCCTCGAATGGAATATCGCCGCATTTTAACCGAAGCGCTCGAAGGTCTAAAGAGGTTCGAGCCCGACATCATTGCCGTATCAGCAGGTTTTGATGCTTATGCGCGCGATCCTTTGGCGAACGGGACGCTTGAAGCGGAAGATTACTTCTGGTTGGGGGAATCTTTTCGCAAGCTGGGAATCCCCTTTTTCAGCATTTTGGAAGGCGGTTACAGTGACGACTTGCCCGAACTGATTTTTGCTTATTTGAAGGGTATCGATGGAAAGTAA
- the cysK gene encoding cysteine synthase A, with amino-acid sequence MARIFNDITETIGNTPLVRLNRTAKLHGAVANILLKLEFFNPLSSVKDRIGVAMIDDALRSGRINEDTILIEPTSGNTGIALAFAAAARGLKIILTMPETMTLERRKLLKILGARLVLTEGAKGMKGAIAKAEELNAKIPNSVILQQFSNPSNPEIHRRTTAQEIWRDTDGLVDIVVAGVGTGGTISGVAEVIKQRKPSFRAIAVEPAGSPVLSGGKPGPHKLQGLGAGFVPDNLNLSVVDEIIQVTEEDSAPISKEINRQEGIPIGISSGAVVWASLQVAKRPENKDKTIVAILPSSSERYLSSWLFADVGVESDSLSDLYSEAA; translated from the coding sequence ATGGCACGCATTTTTAATGATATTACTGAAACCATTGGCAATACGCCGCTGGTTCGATTGAATCGCACGGCCAAATTGCATGGAGCAGTTGCGAATATTTTGCTTAAGCTGGAATTTTTCAATCCACTATCCAGCGTGAAAGACCGGATCGGCGTGGCGATGATTGATGATGCCCTGCGTTCCGGTCGGATCAACGAGGATACAATTCTCATCGAGCCGACGAGCGGGAACACGGGCATTGCACTTGCATTTGCCGCCGCGGCGCGAGGTTTGAAGATTATTTTGACCATGCCGGAGACGATGACCTTGGAGCGGCGCAAGTTGTTGAAAATCCTGGGCGCGCGTCTGGTTCTCACAGAAGGCGCGAAAGGGATGAAGGGCGCGATTGCCAAGGCCGAAGAACTGAATGCGAAAATTCCCAACAGCGTCATCCTGCAACAATTTTCAAATCCATCCAATCCGGAGATTCATCGCCGGACCACGGCCCAAGAGATATGGCGGGATACTGATGGATTGGTGGACATAGTTGTTGCCGGGGTGGGAACGGGCGGCACCATCAGCGGGGTGGCTGAGGTAATCAAGCAACGTAAGCCGAGTTTCCGGGCGATAGCGGTCGAGCCGGCAGGTTCACCTGTGCTTTCTGGTGGCAAACCCGGGCCGCACAAATTGCAGGGGCTGGGGGCAGGGTTTGTGCCGGACAACCTGAACTTAAGTGTTGTGGACGAAATTATTCAGGTCACAGAGGAGGATTCGGCTCCAATTTCCAAGGAAATCAACCGACAGGAAGGTATTCCGATCGGGATTTCGAGTGGTGCGGTGGTTTGGGCATCTTTGCAGGTCGCGAAACGACCAGAAAATAAAGACAAGACGATCGTAGCCATTTTGCCTTCCAGTTCGGAACGATATCTATCGTCCTGGCTTTTCGCTGATGTCGGCGTGGAGAGCGACTCCTTGAGCGATCTTTATTCTGAAGCAGCATAA
- a CDS encoding RidA family protein: MKIKPLAGGLLLLTLFVHGLANNAYAAQSESIRYVAAEKERWASKAVIVDDVPLAHTAQFLPFSEKGEIVGKGNVAQQTKQSIENLKRALVLAGTDWTHVVKINVYVSRDENVESVAKVLAQTFSGKAKPSVTFVTGNLTTPDALVAMDAVAVVKTEKPQSSSQRMAMQQGFKDKTAAVAILPSGGKFYISGQAKNGDITEATRGTLASLEETLKFLGLSKTHVVQLKAFMQPISDKEIVEAEVAKFFEGELAPPVVYVEWSSPTNTPIEIEMIASEGKSEESRGDSVVFSTPPKLTTSKVFSRVAHVRNGKSIYLSGLYGKQSTSGAEQVREIFDELKTIANETGSDLEHLVKATYYVSDSEASAKLNDIRPEFYNPLRPPAASKAMVKGVGSTGNTITVDMIAVAK, encoded by the coding sequence ATGAAAATTAAGCCATTGGCTGGAGGCTTGCTCCTTCTGACGCTGTTCGTGCATGGTCTGGCGAACAATGCCTACGCAGCACAATCTGAAAGCATCCGGTATGTTGCTGCTGAAAAGGAAAGATGGGCCTCCAAAGCGGTGATTGTCGATGATGTACCGCTGGCGCATACAGCTCAATTTTTGCCCTTCAGTGAGAAGGGGGAAATCGTGGGTAAGGGGAATGTGGCGCAGCAAACGAAGCAGTCCATCGAGAATCTCAAACGCGCGCTGGTTCTGGCCGGCACCGATTGGACGCATGTGGTTAAGATCAACGTGTATGTTTCGCGTGATGAAAATGTGGAGAGCGTTGCGAAGGTTCTCGCGCAGACCTTTTCGGGCAAGGCCAAACCTTCAGTAACTTTCGTCACAGGAAACTTAACCACTCCTGACGCCCTTGTGGCGATGGATGCAGTTGCGGTGGTGAAAACTGAAAAGCCGCAGAGTTCCTCTCAGCGGATGGCCATGCAACAGGGTTTTAAAGATAAGACTGCTGCGGTTGCGATTCTACCTTCTGGAGGGAAGTTCTACATTTCTGGCCAGGCAAAGAATGGGGACATCACGGAAGCGACACGCGGGACCCTGGCAAGTTTGGAGGAAACTTTGAAATTTCTAGGCCTTTCCAAAACGCACGTGGTTCAACTGAAGGCTTTCATGCAGCCGATCTCTGATAAGGAAATCGTGGAAGCGGAAGTCGCGAAATTTTTTGAAGGTGAGTTGGCGCCGCCGGTTGTCTATGTCGAGTGGAGCAGTCCAACCAATACTCCCATCGAGATCGAGATGATCGCTTCCGAAGGGAAGTCGGAGGAGTCAAGGGGTGATTCTGTTGTATTCAGCACACCGCCAAAACTTACCACTTCCAAGGTATTCAGCCGCGTCGCTCACGTGCGGAACGGCAAGAGCATTTACTTGTCCGGCTTGTATGGGAAGCAATCCACCAGCGGTGCAGAGCAGGTCCGTGAAATATTTGATGAACTTAAGACGATCGCCAACGAAACCGGGAGTGACCTGGAACATCTGGTAAAGGCCACCTATTATGTTTCGGACAGCGAAGCGAGCGCAAAACTGAATGATATTCGTCCAGAATTTTATAATCCATTGCGTCCGCCGGCTGCGTCAAAGGCCATGGTCAAAGGGGTTGGTAGTACAGGCAATACCATCACAGTAGACATGATCGCCGTGGCGAAGTAG
- the cysW gene encoding sulfate ABC transporter permease subunit CysW: MAGALKSNLGANRSASRRGTEESPFVKWLLVGIGLAFAFLFLLVPLVNVFYQAFEKGWSLYVAALKDEYTWSAIRLTLIIAAITVPLNVVFGLAASWAIAKFEFKGKSFLITLIDLPFAISPVVAGLIFVLMFGLQGYFGSWLDEHDIKIIFAVPGMILATLFITFPFVARELIPIMQASGAEQEQAALTLGASGWQTFWHVTLPSVKWGLLYGVILCNARAMGEYGAVSVVSGRIMGQSETMPLRVDTLFEGGDLAAAFAVASLLALLALVTLGIKTFVEWKTNRSYELAQRAGADLNSEM; this comes from the coding sequence ATGGCTGGAGCTTTAAAATCAAATTTAGGGGCCAATCGCAGCGCTTCACGACGCGGAACAGAAGAATCTCCCTTTGTGAAATGGCTGCTGGTCGGCATTGGGCTGGCATTTGCTTTCCTATTTCTTCTGGTGCCTCTGGTAAACGTGTTTTATCAAGCGTTTGAAAAAGGTTGGAGTTTATACGTTGCCGCACTCAAAGACGAGTACACGTGGTCAGCCATCAGGCTGACTCTCATAATCGCTGCCATCACTGTGCCTCTGAATGTTGTTTTCGGGTTGGCGGCTTCCTGGGCGATTGCGAAGTTTGAATTCAAGGGCAAATCTTTTTTAATTACATTGATCGACCTTCCATTTGCGATTTCGCCGGTGGTTGCCGGTCTGATTTTTGTTTTGATGTTCGGTCTGCAGGGATATTTTGGATCGTGGCTGGACGAACACGACATCAAAATCATCTTCGCTGTGCCGGGAATGATTCTAGCCACGTTATTTATTACATTCCCGTTCGTCGCGCGTGAGTTGATTCCTATAATGCAGGCATCAGGCGCGGAGCAGGAGCAGGCCGCGTTAACTCTGGGTGCGAGTGGTTGGCAGACATTTTGGCACGTCACATTGCCTTCAGTTAAATGGGGACTGCTTTATGGCGTTATTTTGTGCAACGCGCGGGCCATGGGAGAATATGGTGCGGTTTCGGTTGTCTCGGGTCGTATCATGGGGCAGAGCGAAACGATGCCATTGCGAGTGGATACCCTCTTTGAAGGTGGGGATCTAGCCGCGGCCTTCGCGGTCGCAAGCCTCCTGGCACTGCTGGCGCTGGTCACTTTAGGCATTAAAACGTTCGTTGAATGGAAAACAAACAGAAGCTATGAATTAGCTCAACGTGCGGGTGCCGATTTGAACTCCGAGATGTAA
- a CDS encoding sulfate/molybdate ABC transporter ATP-binding protein, whose translation MSIELKNVSKEFGEVAAVKNVNFSVREGELMALLGPSGGGKTTVLRMIAGLEVPTGGDILIRGERVNNISVQKRNIGFVFQNYALFKNMTVFKNIAFGLKIKKWKKTDIEARVAELLTLLGLAGLEKRYPHQLSGGQRQRVAIARALAPKPSVLLLDEPFGAVDAKIRQELREWLVHLHKDLNVTTLFVTHDQEEAMEVSDRIVIFSRGHLEQIGAPREVYDHPVNEFVARFIGVMNVMELQVRDGIGRINEMEFPADGQPDGQRIRIGFRPYAVQVSTDLTQFKYQAVLRRTFFLGIMLRLELELPSGLMLRSRMTKEEYAQLGLEDGRAVSVQIRNYRVLARENAELPPEMQAKYEPQPTIAENI comes from the coding sequence ATGAGTATTGAACTAAAAAATGTCAGCAAAGAATTCGGTGAAGTTGCGGCTGTCAAAAATGTAAACTTTTCTGTCCGCGAGGGCGAGTTAATGGCATTGTTGGGACCAAGTGGAGGCGGCAAAACCACTGTGCTGCGCATGATTGCCGGTTTGGAAGTTCCGACAGGCGGAGACATTCTTATCCGTGGCGAACGTGTGAACAACATCTCGGTTCAGAAACGGAACATAGGATTTGTTTTCCAAAACTATGCCTTGTTTAAGAACATGACCGTGTTCAAGAACATCGCATTTGGCCTGAAGATCAAGAAGTGGAAAAAAACTGATATCGAAGCCCGAGTTGCTGAATTGCTGACCTTATTAGGACTCGCAGGGCTGGAAAAGCGTTACCCACACCAATTGTCGGGCGGTCAACGGCAGCGCGTGGCTATTGCGCGGGCATTGGCGCCCAAGCCGAGTGTCCTGCTGTTGGATGAGCCCTTCGGCGCGGTGGATGCCAAAATTCGACAGGAACTGCGCGAGTGGTTGGTGCATTTGCACAAGGATCTAAATGTTACGACGTTATTTGTGACACACGATCAAGAGGAGGCCATGGAGGTCTCGGATCGCATTGTGATTTTCTCTCGCGGCCATCTTGAGCAGATTGGCGCGCCACGGGAGGTTTATGATCATCCCGTGAATGAATTTGTGGCGCGATTCATCGGGGTGATGAATGTGATGGAGCTGCAAGTACGCGATGGAATCGGCAGGATCAACGAAATGGAATTCCCCGCAGACGGCCAGCCAGACGGCCAGCGCATCCGCATTGGCTTTCGCCCTTACGCTGTCCAGGTATCAACGGACCTCACCCAGTTCAAATATCAGGCGGTGCTACGGCGTACCTTCTTCCTGGGAATCATGTTGCGGTTGGAGTTGGAATTACCGTCCGGCTTGATGCTGCGTTCCCGCATGACCAAGGAGGAGTATGCTCAGTTGGGCCTGGAAGATGGCCGGGCGGTTTCGGTGCAGATTCGAAATTACCGTGTGTTGGCGCGCGAGAATGCCGAATTGCCTCCGGAGATGCAGGCGAAATACGAGCCCCAGCCTACAATCGCGGAAAACATTTAG
- the cysT gene encoding sulfate ABC transporter permease subunit CysT: MANKRFNPLPGFGLTMGYTLVYLSLLVIIPIAGLFLKAAHLSLHDFWRIVTDPLAIAAYKLTFGASFIAALLNAVFGTLLAWILSRYDFPGKRFVDALIDFPFALPTAVAGLTLCNLFAANGWLGRFLVPLGIKAVYTPLAVVIALTFVGLPFVVRTLQPVLENLEQEVEEAAATLGASRLRTFVSVLAPTIFPTVVTGFALAFARAMGEYGSIVFVSANIPGKTQIAPQLIVIRLDQHDYSGATAIAAVLLVISFLILALINWVEAWAGRFNKAAN; encoded by the coding sequence ATGGCCAACAAACGATTTAACCCTCTGCCCGGTTTTGGGCTGACGATGGGGTATACGCTCGTGTACCTCAGCCTGCTGGTTATTATTCCGATCGCCGGATTGTTCCTCAAAGCTGCGCACTTATCCTTGCATGATTTCTGGAGGATCGTGACCGACCCGCTCGCAATAGCCGCTTACAAACTCACGTTCGGCGCCTCCTTTATTGCCGCGCTTTTAAATGCCGTGTTTGGAACGTTGCTGGCATGGATTCTTTCGCGATACGATTTTCCGGGAAAGCGGTTTGTCGATGCCCTGATTGATTTTCCTTTTGCCCTGCCGACTGCCGTTGCGGGATTAACTTTATGCAATTTGTTCGCGGCGAATGGATGGCTCGGCCGCTTCCTTGTTCCGCTGGGCATCAAAGCAGTTTATACCCCGCTGGCAGTCGTCATAGCCTTAACCTTTGTTGGCCTGCCCTTTGTTGTGAGAACATTGCAGCCGGTATTGGAGAACCTGGAACAGGAAGTGGAAGAGGCCGCGGCAACATTGGGAGCCAGCCGATTGCGAACTTTCGTCAGTGTCCTGGCGCCTACAATATTTCCCACCGTTGTGACCGGATTCGCTCTCGCTTTTGCACGTGCCATGGGGGAATACGGTTCCATTGTATTCGTCTCTGCAAATATTCCTGGCAAGACTCAAATTGCTCCGCAGTTAATTGTAATAAGATTGGATCAGCACGATTATAGCGGAGCGACCGCAATCGCTGCGGTGTTGCTCGTGATTTCATTTCTTATACTCGCGTTGATTAATTGGGTGGAGGCATGGGCAGGAAGGTTTAACAAGGCTGCAAACTGA